A window of Argopecten irradians isolate NY chromosome 1, Ai_NY, whole genome shotgun sequence contains these coding sequences:
- the LOC138316998 gene encoding 6-phosphogluconate dehydrogenase, decarboxylating-like, whose product MGEPKGDIALIGLAVMGQNIILNMNDHGFTVVAFNRTVSKVDDFMNNEAKGTNIIGAKSMEDMVSNLKKPRRVMLLVKAGAAVDAFIDKLVPLLEKGDIIIDGGNSEYKDTNRRCKDLAEKGLLYVGSGVSGGEDGARYGPSLMPGGAPEAWPHIKNIFQSIAAKSGDEPCCDWVGSEGAGHFVKMVHNGIEYGDMQLICEAYNVMKDGLGMNQLEMADVFEEWNKSELDSFLIEITRDILRYKNKDGSFLLEQIRDTAGQKGTGKWTAISALEYGVPVSLIGEAVFARCLSALQTERIEASKQIQGPEQTKYTGDKAALVNDLKLALYASKIVSYAQGFMLMREAGSELKWDLNFGGIALMWRGGCIIRSRFLGKIKEAFDKNSKLSNLLLDEYFKAEIQKCQAAWRRVVSTAVLLGIPTPAFSTALAFFDGYRSARLPANLLQAQRDYFGAHTYELLANPGKFIHTNWTGHGGTVSSSTYDA is encoded by the exons GTGGTTGCTTTCAATCGTACAGTCTCCAAAGTTGATGACTTCATGAACAATGAGGCCAAAGGAACAAACATCATTGGTGCCAAATCAATGGAGGATATGGTCAGCAATCTAAAAAAGCCGAGACGAGTCATGTTATTGGTGAAGGCTGGAGCAGCTGTGGATGCCTTCATTGACAAATTG GTTCCACTGTTGGAGAAAGGGGACATCATTATTGATGGCGGAAATTCAGAATACAAAGACACAAAC AGAAGATGTAAAGACTTAGCTGAGAAAGGCCTTCTGTATGTGGGGAGTGGAGTAAGTGGTGGAGAAGATGGAGCCAGGTACGGGCCATCTCTCATGCCTGGAGGAGCACCAGAGGCATG GCCACACATCAAGAATATTTTCCAGTCAATTGCAGCCAAGTCAGGGGACGAACCTTGTTGTGATTGG GTTGGCAGTGAGGGAGCTGGCCATTTTGTAAAGATGGTCCACAACGGCATTGAATATGGTGATATGCAGCTTATATGTGAGGCTTACAATGTCATGAAGGATGGGCTTGGCATGAACCAACTGGAAATGGCTGAT GTTTTTGAAGAGTGGAATAAATCTGAATTAGATTCCTTCCTCATAGAAATTACCAGGGATATCCTTCGTTATAAAAATAAGGATGGCAGTTTCCTGTTGGAACAGATCCGTGACACAGCTGGACAG aaaggCACAGGAAAGTGGACAGCAATATCAGCGCTTGAGTATGGTGTCCCAGTGTCTCTGAtag GTGAAGCTGTCTTTGCACGATGCCTGTCTGCTCTACAGACGGAGAGAATAGAAGCCAGCAAACAAATACAGGGACCAGAGCAAACCAAATATACTGGGGACAAGGCAGCATTAGTAAACGATCTCAAACTG gCACTATATGCCTCCAAGATCGTATCCTATGCCCAAGGATTTATGTTGATGCGGGAAGCTGGATCAGAACTAAAATGGGACCTGAACTTTGGTGGAATAGCTCTTATGTGGAGAGGTGGATGTATTATCCGCAG CCGTTTCCTTGGTAAAATAAAAGAGGCCTTCGACAAAAACTCCAAGTTGAGTAACCTCCTCCTTGATGAGTACTTTAAGGCAGAGATACAGAAGTGCCAGGCTGCTTGGAGAAGGGTTGTGTCCACTGCTGTCCTACTTGGAATCCCCACACCAGCCTTCAGTACAGCTCTGGCTTTCTTTGATGGCTACAGGTCAGCCAGACTGCCTGCCAACCTCTTACAG GCACAGAGAGATTACTTCGGAGCACACACATACGAACTTCTGGCCAATCCTGGTAAATTCATCCACACCAATTGGACCGGCCATGGAGGCACTGTATCATCCAGTACATACGATGCGTAA